In a genomic window of Candidatus Chazhemtobacterium aquaticus:
- the infB gene encoding translation initiation factor IF-2, which yields MDDKTSSPLRSRPPIIAVLGHVDHGKTSLLDAIRSTNVQAGETGGITQHIGAYQIVYNQHPLTFIDTPGHAAFTSMRARGGQTADLAILVVAADDGVMPQTKESLAHINSANIPYIVALNKIDLPQAQPDRVKTQLVEAGVLVEGYGGNVPIVEVSATRKTNLDLLLENLLLLAELQELKADPEGTLEAIVIESTLDKHQGPLATVILKNGSLAPGQDITTVPNKPQETPLSGRVRALTDWQGQPVPQAIPSTPCRILGFSQVPPVGSIITHKHSLSQFSTKTQHITQTEINSPSSDQSQQGILLKTDVVGTLEAISHNLPEKIHLVHAGAGAISESDILLAQTSSVPVYGFRTKPTPSAKKLAQIEHIPIHTFDTIYDLLDHLQLLSTKTISKHQQETINGQATIIKIFNLPQSTVFGCKSDSGVIKTGDQIHLKRSDGSSKNARITSLKIGSKDVSKVSPSQEFGLVLTPQLDAKPGDQIISFSPPPTLI from the coding sequence ATGGATGACAAAACATCTTCTCCTTTGCGATCTCGTCCACCGATCATCGCCGTTTTGGGTCACGTGGATCATGGTAAAACCTCTTTACTAGATGCCATCAGAAGTACCAACGTTCAAGCTGGAGAAACAGGCGGAATTACCCAACACATAGGTGCCTATCAAATTGTCTACAACCAACATCCACTAACCTTTATTGACACTCCAGGACACGCTGCCTTTACCTCTATGCGCGCCCGTGGCGGACAAACGGCCGATCTTGCAATTTTAGTAGTAGCTGCTGACGATGGTGTCATGCCTCAGACTAAAGAATCTCTTGCCCACATAAACTCCGCCAACATCCCCTATATTGTTGCTCTAAACAAGATTGATCTTCCCCAGGCCCAGCCAGATAGAGTTAAAACTCAATTAGTTGAAGCCGGTGTCTTGGTGGAGGGCTATGGTGGTAATGTTCCCATTGTCGAAGTCTCAGCCACCCGCAAAACCAATCTAGACCTATTATTAGAAAACCTTCTTCTCTTAGCTGAGCTCCAAGAGCTTAAGGCTGATCCCGAAGGTACTCTTGAAGCCATTGTCATTGAATCAACCCTCGATAAACACCAGGGACCCTTAGCCACGGTTATTCTTAAGAACGGCTCACTGGCTCCCGGCCAAGATATCACCACTGTTCCCAACAAACCCCAAGAGACACCTCTCTCAGGTCGTGTTCGAGCCCTTACCGATTGGCAGGGACAACCTGTCCCCCAAGCCATACCCTCGACTCCCTGTCGTATCTTAGGTTTCTCGCAAGTGCCACCAGTCGGCTCCATAATCACCCATAAACACTCTCTTTCCCAGTTCTCAACCAAAACCCAACATATCACCCAAACCGAAATCAACTCTCCATCATCTGATCAGTCACAACAAGGTATTCTCTTAAAAACTGATGTGGTTGGTACTCTCGAAGCCATTAGCCACAATTTGCCTGAGAAAATCCACCTCGTCCACGCCGGTGCCGGTGCAATTTCCGAATCAGATATCCTTCTTGCCCAAACCTCTTCTGTCCCTGTCTACGGTTTTCGTACCAAACCAACTCCGTCGGCTAAAAAACTAGCCCAAATCGAACACATTCCCATTCACACCTTTGACACCATTTATGATCTACTTGATCACCTGCAACTTCTCTCAACCAAAACCATCTCAAAACACCAACAAGAAACCATAAATGGTCAAGCCACCATCATTAAGATATTTAACTTACCCCAATCAACTGTTTTCGGTTGTAAATCTGATTCAGGAGTAATCAAAACCGGAGATCAGATTCACCTAAAAAGATCAGATGGATCAAGCAAGAACGCACGCATAACCTCTCTCAAGATTGGTTCAAAAGACGTCTCAAAAGTTTCTCCCTCGCAGGAATTTGGCCTTGTTCTTACTCCTCAACTTGACGCCAAACCAGGAGATCAAATCATCTCTTTTTCACCTCCACCTACCTTGATATAA
- a CDS encoding DHH family phosphoesterase produces the protein MFDPDQLNQFKTKLKDSASVLILLPPEPDVDSLSAALSLHLTLKNSGKTSTVGCSTPAKVASSHLFGINQLKTSIGNRNLVISFDYQEDSAENVSYDIDENTRKFNLRIKPKAGSAPLDTSSISYSYTGAEADLVITLNINSLEELGRLYSEEKEFLDQSTIANISLAASPSTFASMSLNSDKFSCLSELVAFLLKSVGTSPTADAATNLYGQILSVVNNFQSPKITPDTLETAAFLLRSGAQTPKSKEQLSNPTPPPFFSTPPTPPQDKSNQPQGDSVTPPLTQATSPQPVATGVPSDWTGPKIYRGSSLK, from the coding sequence ATGTTTGATCCTGATCAGCTAAATCAATTCAAAACTAAACTAAAGGACTCAGCTTCCGTTCTAATTCTTCTTCCTCCTGAACCAGATGTTGATTCTCTCTCAGCTGCCTTAAGCCTTCATTTAACTCTTAAAAACTCTGGTAAGACCTCTACAGTCGGTTGTTCTACCCCTGCCAAAGTAGCCAGCTCTCACCTTTTTGGGATAAATCAACTAAAAACTAGCATCGGCAATCGTAATCTCGTTATCTCGTTTGACTACCAAGAAGACTCTGCCGAAAACGTTTCCTATGACATTGATGAAAATACCCGCAAATTCAATCTCCGCATAAAACCCAAAGCCGGATCAGCCCCCTTAGACACCTCTTCCATTAGCTATTCATATACTGGCGCCGAAGCTGATTTAGTTATTACTCTTAATATTAACTCGCTCGAAGAACTTGGCCGTCTTTACTCTGAAGAAAAGGAGTTTCTTGACCAATCTACCATTGCAAATATTAGCCTTGCGGCATCACCTTCTACCTTTGCTAGCATGAGTCTTAACTCCGACAAATTTTCCTGTCTAAGTGAACTTGTCGCCTTTTTACTTAAAAGTGTTGGGACGTCACCAACTGCAGATGCAGCCACTAATCTTTATGGCCAAATCTTATCAGTCGTAAACAACTTCCAGTCTCCCAAGATTACCCCCGATACTCTTGAAACAGCCGCTTTTTTGCTTCGCAGTGGAGCTCAAACTCCTAAGTCCAAAGAACAACTGTCAAACCCCACACCCCCTCCATTCTTCTCTACTCCTCCAACCCCACCACAAGACAAATCCAATCAACCTCAAGGCGACTCAGTCACCCCTCCCCTCACTCAGGCTACATCACCACAACCTGTTGCTACCGGCGTCCCCTCTGACTGGACTGGACCCAAAATTTACCGGGGATCTAGCCTAAAATAG
- the rpsO gene encoding 30S ribosomal protein S15 codes for MLTREEKSTIIKKFATSKSDTGSPSVQVALLTNQIDKLVNHLKGHKTDNHSRRGLLKIVSKRRRLLNYLAKTNPKSLQDLTSTLKIGKTV; via the coding sequence ATGTTAACCCGAGAAGAAAAATCAACCATCATTAAAAAATTTGCTACTAGCAAATCTGATACCGGCTCTCCTAGTGTCCAGGTTGCTCTATTAACCAATCAGATCGATAAACTAGTTAACCACCTTAAGGGCCATAAGACTGATAACCACTCTCGTCGCGGTTTGCTAAAAATTGTTTCAAAACGTCGTCGACTTCTTAATTATCTAGCCAAGACCAATCCAAAGTCACTCCAGGATCTTACCTCAACCCTAAAAATTGGAAAAACAGTCTAA
- a CDS encoding polyribonucleotide nucleotidyltransferase produces the protein MTQNPSLSTTISLDGTQDITIEANRFAPQAAGSALVRSGDTVVFAAVVSGKPKADVDFFPLTVEYREKHYAGGIISSSRFIKRESRPSDNEILTARLIDRSIRPLFPKGFYDDVQVIVSPLSIDQESEPEILSIIAASAALSFSSLPWEGPIGAVRVGMDDKGHFLINPTNSQKTNSKLDLVVSGAQGSIAMVEAGAHEVNESTVLEALDHGQKNIDLIIKAISDLAAKLGKSKLQVEPEKFDATLVKLVEDKLDVNQILSDSKTNGGEGINISNLVDQLINDDQEIDRIQVAKLIDDRIRNAIRSQLLDKNTRFDGRAIDEIRQLSSEVSLLPRTHGSALFMRGLTHVLSTVTLASPGSEQLIEGMKGEQTKRYMHHYNMPPYATGEPGRIGGPNRREIGHGALAERALEPVLPSQDQFSYTIRVVSEVLSGNGSTSQASVCGSTLALMDAGVPIKKPVAGIAMGLITDGKKYITLTDIAGLEDHFGDMDFKVAGTVDGITAIQMDVKVTGVSAQVLKDALEQARVGRLAILENMKKTIDQPRSQLSPFAPRVVTLQIDPTKIGVVIGPGGKTIRPIQEDLDVEINIEDDGLVSITGTNPENVNQAKKMIEDLTAEVEVGKVYSGKVQRIQPFGAFVEILPGKDGLVHVSNMGKEFVSDPHQLVKEGDQVQVKVFEIDSQGRVNLTMNLDDNPASRDRTTSPRRESRQDQSSRPSQTRSSRPRTSNKPGATRNESRFSRFNDKR, from the coding sequence ATGACTCAAAACCCATCTCTATCTACCACCATCTCACTTGATGGTACCCAAGATATTACTATCGAAGCTAATCGTTTTGCTCCCCAAGCGGCCGGATCCGCCCTTGTTCGCTCCGGCGACACTGTCGTCTTTGCGGCAGTGGTTTCCGGTAAACCCAAGGCAGACGTCGACTTCTTTCCTCTCACCGTTGAATATCGTGAAAAACACTACGCCGGTGGCATAATTAGCAGTAGCCGTTTCATCAAACGCGAAAGTCGTCCTTCTGATAACGAAATCCTCACCGCTCGTCTGATTGATCGTTCTATCAGACCCCTATTTCCTAAGGGTTTTTACGATGATGTTCAAGTTATTGTCAGCCCCCTGTCTATAGATCAAGAATCAGAACCAGAAATTCTTTCTATCATCGCCGCCTCTGCTGCATTAAGCTTTTCCTCACTTCCTTGGGAAGGTCCCATTGGGGCCGTACGAGTTGGTATGGATGACAAGGGCCACTTCCTCATCAATCCCACCAATAGCCAAAAAACAAACTCCAAGCTCGACCTCGTTGTTTCAGGTGCCCAAGGATCTATTGCCATGGTTGAAGCAGGTGCCCATGAAGTTAACGAATCTACCGTCCTTGAAGCCCTAGATCATGGCCAAAAAAATATTGACCTAATCATCAAAGCCATCTCTGATTTAGCTGCAAAACTAGGTAAATCAAAACTTCAGGTCGAGCCAGAAAAATTCGATGCAACTCTAGTCAAACTTGTTGAAGACAAACTTGATGTCAATCAAATTCTCTCTGATAGTAAAACCAATGGCGGCGAAGGCATTAACATTTCAAATCTTGTTGATCAGCTAATCAACGACGATCAAGAAATCGACCGCATTCAGGTGGCCAAGCTCATCGATGATCGTATTAGAAACGCCATCCGTTCCCAGTTGCTTGATAAAAACACTCGTTTTGATGGTCGTGCCATAGATGAAATACGCCAACTCTCTTCCGAAGTAAGCCTCTTGCCCCGCACACACGGATCAGCCCTCTTTATGCGTGGACTTACTCACGTTCTTTCCACTGTTACTCTCGCCTCTCCTGGTTCTGAGCAACTCATCGAAGGCATGAAGGGCGAGCAAACCAAGCGCTACATGCACCATTACAACATGCCTCCCTATGCGACCGGTGAACCCGGAAGAATAGGTGGTCCCAACCGTAGAGAAATTGGTCATGGAGCCTTAGCCGAGCGAGCCCTCGAGCCTGTTCTACCCTCACAAGATCAATTTTCTTACACCATCAGAGTTGTTTCTGAAGTACTAAGCGGCAATGGTAGCACCTCCCAAGCCTCTGTCTGTGGGTCTACCCTTGCTCTAATGGACGCCGGAGTACCCATCAAAAAACCAGTCGCTGGCATAGCCATGGGCCTAATCACCGATGGTAAAAAGTACATCACCTTAACTGATATTGCAGGACTTGAAGACCATTTTGGAGATATGGACTTCAAGGTAGCTGGAACCGTTGATGGTATAACCGCTATTCAAATGGACGTCAAGGTTACTGGTGTTAGTGCCCAAGTACTTAAAGACGCTCTCGAACAAGCCAGAGTTGGTCGTCTTGCCATTCTTGAAAATATGAAAAAAACCATTGATCAGCCTCGGTCTCAGCTTTCCCCATTTGCCCCTCGCGTTGTTACATTACAAATTGACCCAACAAAAATTGGTGTAGTTATTGGCCCTGGAGGTAAAACCATTCGCCCAATTCAGGAAGATCTTGACGTCGAGATCAATATCGAGGATGACGGACTAGTCAGCATCACGGGTACAAATCCTGAGAACGTCAATCAAGCCAAAAAAATGATCGAAGATCTTACCGCCGAGGTTGAAGTTGGTAAAGTCTATTCCGGAAAGGTTCAGCGAATTCAGCCTTTTGGAGCTTTTGTTGAAATCCTCCCCGGTAAAGACGGTCTCGTCCATGTTAGCAACATGGGTAAGGAGTTTGTCTCTGATCCACATCAACTAGTCAAAGAAGGCGATCAGGTTCAGGTCAAGGTTTTTGAAATAGACTCTCAAGGTAGAGTTAACCTCACCATGAATCTTGATGACAATCCTGCCAGTCGAGACAGAACCACTTCTCCACGAAGAGAATCGCGTCAAGACCAATCATCTAGACCCTCCCAGACTAGATCAAGCCGACCGCGCACCTCAAACAAACCAGGTGCTACCAGAAATGAGTCTCGCTTTTCTCGTTTCAACGACAAGCGCTAA
- a CDS encoding AAA family ATPase, with product MEPTSSSSSANQDIIKLRAQLDSVVVPPDLHAQATEMIDRLERMINQGFYTEEFERTRHYLNWITALPWDKRVTQPIDLNTIAQTLEQHHYGMQEVKDRILEYMSVYKLRQSQSDGIARSPLIFLVGLVGTGKTTFASALSQALGRPLGRIPFGGMGSARDLRGQSRLHLEAEPGYVIKALKQAGVKNPIILLDEIDRVSESARTDIMGVLVELLDPEQNKAFLDHYIDYPVDLSEVLFLATANNTTNIATAVLDRLEPIRMPSYSDEEKIHIAREYLLPRVLEESGLSAQQLNIDDSLWPQITRPLGYDAGIRTLKRTLEGIARKVARQIVAGQIQSAHITPENIKTFLPKW from the coding sequence ATGGAACCCACCTCCTCCTCTTCGTCTGCCAATCAAGACATCATTAAGCTTCGTGCTCAACTAGACTCTGTAGTGGTTCCTCCAGATCTTCATGCCCAGGCGACCGAGATGATCGATCGTCTTGAGCGTATGATCAATCAAGGTTTTTATACCGAGGAATTTGAACGCACCCGTCACTATCTTAACTGGATTACTGCCCTACCTTGGGACAAGCGGGTTACTCAGCCCATTGATCTAAACACAATCGCTCAAACACTCGAGCAACACCACTATGGTATGCAGGAAGTAAAAGACAGGATCCTCGAATACATGTCTGTCTACAAACTTCGTCAATCTCAAAGCGATGGTATCGCCCGTTCACCCCTCATATTTTTAGTTGGACTCGTCGGTACTGGTAAGACTACTTTTGCATCCGCACTCTCTCAGGCTCTAGGTCGACCCCTAGGACGCATTCCCTTTGGTGGCATGGGTTCAGCCCGTGACCTTCGCGGTCAGTCTCGCCTTCATCTCGAAGCTGAACCTGGTTACGTGATTAAAGCACTTAAACAAGCGGGGGTTAAGAACCCAATCATTCTTCTTGACGAAATTGACCGTGTCTCTGAATCTGCCCGCACCGACATTATGGGTGTCTTAGTTGAACTTCTCGATCCTGAGCAAAACAAAGCTTTTCTGGACCACTACATCGACTATCCCGTCGATCTCTCCGAAGTGCTATTTCTGGCAACAGCCAACAACACTACCAATATTGCCACCGCTGTTCTCGATCGTCTCGAACCGATTCGCATGCCTAGCTACTCAGACGAAGAAAAAATCCATATTGCTCGCGAGTATCTGCTCCCTCGTGTTTTGGAAGAATCTGGACTTTCTGCTCAACAGCTTAACATTGATGACTCTCTCTGGCCACAAATTACCCGACCCTTAGGCTATGACGCCGGTATTCGTACTCTCAAACGCACCCTCGAAGGCATAGCCAGAAAAGTTGCTCGCCAAATCGTTGCTGGGCAAATTCAATCAGCTCACATTACCCCGGAAAACATCAAAACTTTTCTTCCCAAATGGTAA
- a CDS encoding ribonuclease J codes for MKNLISKTLRIIPLGGNGEVTKNMYVYEYGNDQIVVDCGMGFPKAGMLGVDILIPDVEYLEKSRKNLRAIVLTHGHEDHIGGLPYILPRLPKNLPVYGSTLTTALAETKVREYGLTNPFHAVEDKLNLGPFNIDLIHITHSIPNCKHLLIKTPAGTVYHGADFKFDLNPPDGKPPALQAIAQAGINGVDLLVSDCLGVERPGFTAPERDIEAIFEQELQKTKGKFIVTAISSSVSRLGMAINVAARHGRKVAILGRSVDRNMSLAAKLGFISFPKNTMINSHQIKNFKDSQLTLIVAGSQGQEGSAMQRAAAGEHKNVQLKPGDRVVISSDIIPGGESNVHDLINSLAKKDIDVAYGSSEQLHVSGHGHRGELELLVRLLNPKNIFPVGGEVRHQKAYRRMAVNLGLSSQSIFIPNDGQSLVLSKNQVRYGDTVELKNIYVDGLGIGDVGKVVLRDRQVMSQDGILVVIVPIRHDTSKVSGDIEIVSRGFVYVKESKELIDEIKAKVKQALKDQQGIVTDWSFLRQKISLSLEKFIYFKTERSPLILPVIVEV; via the coding sequence ATGAAAAATCTAATTTCAAAAACTTTAAGAATCATCCCCCTAGGCGGCAATGGTGAAGTCACCAAAAACATGTACGTCTATGAATATGGCAACGATCAAATCGTAGTTGACTGTGGCATGGGCTTCCCTAAAGCAGGAATGCTTGGGGTCGATATTCTTATTCCCGACGTTGAATACCTCGAGAAATCCCGCAAAAACCTTCGAGCTATCGTTCTCACCCATGGACACGAAGACCACATTGGCGGCTTGCCCTACATTCTCCCACGTCTCCCCAAAAATCTACCCGTCTACGGATCAACACTTACCACGGCACTAGCCGAAACCAAAGTTAGAGAATACGGTCTTACTAATCCCTTCCACGCTGTCGAAGACAAACTCAATCTTGGCCCTTTCAATATTGACCTAATTCATATCACTCACTCCATCCCCAATTGTAAACACTTGCTAATCAAAACCCCTGCCGGGACGGTTTATCATGGGGCTGACTTTAAATTTGACCTCAATCCACCTGACGGTAAACCGCCCGCCTTACAAGCAATTGCTCAGGCCGGAATCAACGGTGTTGACCTTCTAGTTTCTGACTGTCTTGGAGTTGAGCGTCCAGGTTTTACCGCCCCAGAGCGTGATATTGAAGCCATCTTCGAGCAGGAACTCCAAAAAACTAAAGGCAAATTTATTGTCACCGCTATTTCTTCCTCAGTTTCCAGGTTAGGCATGGCCATAAATGTTGCTGCTCGTCATGGTCGAAAAGTAGCTATTCTGGGTCGCAGTGTAGATCGCAATATGAGTCTAGCAGCCAAGCTAGGCTTCATTTCTTTCCCCAAAAACACCATGATTAACTCTCATCAAATTAAAAATTTCAAAGACTCTCAGCTAACCCTTATTGTTGCTGGTTCTCAGGGCCAAGAAGGTTCAGCTATGCAAAGAGCTGCAGCCGGTGAACACAAGAACGTCCAGCTCAAACCAGGTGATCGCGTTGTCATTAGTTCAGACATTATTCCTGGAGGAGAATCAAACGTCCACGACTTAATCAATAGTCTAGCCAAAAAAGATATTGATGTTGCCTACGGATCATCTGAACAACTTCATGTCTCTGGCCACGGTCATCGCGGAGAACTTGAGCTACTTGTTCGTCTTCTCAATCCTAAAAACATCTTTCCAGTCGGAGGAGAAGTTCGTCATCAAAAAGCCTACCGTCGCATGGCAGTAAACCTTGGTTTGTCTTCCCAATCCATCTTCATACCCAATGACGGGCAGTCCTTAGTTCTAAGTAAAAACCAGGTGCGATATGGCGACACCGTTGAATTAAAAAACATCTACGTTGATGGCTTAGGAATCGGGGATGTTGGCAAGGTTGTCCTTCGCGATCGTCAAGTCATGAGCCAGGACGGTATACTAGTCGTCATTGTCCCCATCCGCCATGACACCAGTAAAGTTAGTGGTGATATAGAAATTGTTTCTCGCGGTTTTGTTTACGTTAAAGAGAGCAAAGAATTAATCGATGAGATTAAAGCTAAGGTCAAACAAGCCCTCAAAGACCAGCAAGGCATCGTAACTGACTGGAGCTTTCTCCGTCAAAAAATCTCCCTCTCTCTTGAGAAATTTATCTACTTCAAAACCGAAAGAAGTCCCCTTATTCTTCCCGTTATTGTTGAAGTCTAA
- a CDS encoding DNA translocase FtsK, whose protein sequence is MARKRGRRSKPFKLSLKQDTLSSIAAIIIISFGGLISISFSRQGPVLTKIFDIGSSLFGWALIFLPFIFISGGLLVTKVKWQISKPNVFLGSLISLLSLTGLTQAGNIGDQVFGSIAALITSAGSFLFFLSGTIIGILILFETSIEDLLALFQKMSEDAKKASSALPKPGRIKQAGVLPSRELKIKGIGDDGDKTKTSDSPAVEESTSQPQALSNQPGDDSAIWEAPPVSLLQDAKVGKADRGDVRANARIIEDTLEAFGITAKTVEINAGPAVTQYAIEVAIGTKLSKIVALQNDLALALSAPQGQIRIEAPIPGRNLVGIEVPNHSLEFVNLKQMLVSDVMKTSKSKLTVALGLNVAGEPTVADITKMPHVLIAGATGSGKSVAINAFIASILFRASPAEVKFILVDPKRVELTGYDGIPHLLTPVITDPEKVVSALKWSLQEMERRYKLFAEVKVRNIAAYNELSGFQAMPYIVIVIDELADIMLFAPSEVEDSITRIAQMARAVGIHLVLATQRPSTDVITGLIKANIPCRIAFNVASMIDSRVILDSPGAEKLLGRGDMLYIPPDQAKPRRIQGTFVDDKEIASLIEYLKQQGLKPEYSQEVIETKTVSGATAPNGATIDDVDDLFEDAVRVCVNYDKASASLLQRRLSIGYARAARILDQLQKAGVVSAPDGSKPRDVLIKSADEFFARIQSDE, encoded by the coding sequence ATGGCCAGAAAACGCGGTCGCCGCAGTAAACCCTTCAAACTTTCCCTTAAGCAAGACACTTTAAGCTCGATTGCTGCGATTATAATTATCAGCTTTGGCGGACTCATCAGCATCTCCTTTTCTCGTCAAGGACCAGTTTTAACCAAAATATTTGACATTGGATCCTCTCTCTTTGGTTGGGCTCTTATTTTTCTCCCCTTTATCTTCATATCTGGAGGCCTGTTAGTCACCAAGGTTAAGTGGCAAATCTCCAAACCCAATGTATTTCTTGGCTCACTTATCTCCCTCCTCTCTCTTACTGGACTGACTCAAGCTGGCAACATTGGCGACCAAGTCTTTGGTTCCATAGCCGCTCTAATTACCTCCGCCGGCTCGTTTCTCTTCTTTTTATCAGGAACCATCATTGGCATACTTATCCTTTTTGAAACATCGATTGAAGATCTTCTCGCCCTTTTCCAGAAAATGTCTGAAGATGCCAAGAAAGCATCATCTGCTCTACCCAAGCCTGGCCGCATTAAACAAGCTGGGGTTCTTCCCTCCCGCGAGCTTAAGATTAAAGGTATTGGTGATGATGGTGACAAAACCAAAACTAGCGATTCCCCAGCTGTAGAAGAGTCAACTTCTCAACCCCAAGCCTTAAGCAATCAACCTGGAGACGACTCGGCCATCTGGGAAGCTCCTCCAGTTTCTCTCCTTCAAGATGCCAAAGTCGGTAAAGCTGATCGCGGCGATGTCCGTGCCAACGCCCGCATCATTGAAGATACTCTTGAGGCCTTTGGTATTACTGCCAAAACTGTTGAAATTAATGCCGGTCCAGCTGTTACCCAATACGCCATTGAGGTTGCTATTGGCACCAAGTTAAGTAAAATCGTCGCTCTTCAAAATGATCTTGCTTTAGCTCTCTCCGCTCCTCAAGGACAGATCCGCATCGAAGCACCCATACCTGGCCGCAATCTGGTTGGTATAGAAGTTCCCAACCACTCACTCGAATTTGTCAATCTCAAGCAAATGCTCGTTTCTGACGTAATGAAAACCTCCAAGAGCAAGCTTACCGTTGCTCTAGGTCTTAACGTTGCCGGTGAACCCACTGTTGCCGACATAACCAAAATGCCTCATGTACTTATTGCTGGCGCCACGGGATCAGGTAAATCTGTTGCTATCAACGCTTTCATAGCCAGTATTCTCTTTCGTGCTTCACCTGCCGAAGTCAAGTTTATCCTTGTTGACCCTAAAAGAGTTGAACTTACCGGATATGACGGTATTCCTCACCTCTTAACACCTGTCATCACTGATCCAGAGAAAGTTGTTTCTGCCCTAAAATGGTCTCTCCAAGAAATGGAACGTCGTTACAAGCTTTTTGCCGAAGTCAAAGTTAGAAACATAGCTGCCTATAATGAGCTTTCTGGATTCCAGGCTATGCCCTATATCGTTATTGTTATTGACGAGCTAGCAGACATCATGCTCTTTGCTCCGTCCGAGGTCGAAGACAGTATCACTAGAATTGCCCAAATGGCCCGTGCGGTCGGTATCCATCTAGTTCTCGCTACCCAACGTCCCTCCACCGATGTCATTACTGGTTTAATCAAGGCTAATATTCCCTGCCGTATCGCCTTCAATGTAGCATCCATGATTGATTCTCGCGTCATTCTCGACTCTCCAGGGGCAGAAAAACTACTTGGCAGGGGAGACATGCTTTATATACCTCCCGACCAGGCCAAACCTCGCCGCATTCAGGGTACGTTTGTTGATGATAAGGAAATCGCGTCTCTTATCGAATATCTAAAACAACAAGGTCTCAAGCCTGAATACTCCCAAGAAGTCATTGAAACCAAAACAGTCTCAGGAGCAACCGCTCCCAACGGGGCCACCATCGACGATGTCGACGACCTCTTTGAAGATGCTGTTCGAGTCTGTGTTAACTACGACAAGGCTTCTGCCTCTCTGCTTCAAAGACGCCTTTCCATTGGCTATGCTCGCGCCGCTCGCATCCTAGACCAACTCCAAAAAGCGGGAGTCGTTTCTGCCCCTGATGGCAGCAAGCCTCGTGACGTCCTCATTAAATCCGCAGATGAATTTTTTGCCCGAATACAAAGTGATGAATAA
- a CDS encoding helix-turn-helix domain-containing protein — MKTLGELLHTARSAKNYSLEDIARITKIEIKHIRALENNDYGSLPHSTFTKGFIRSYAKTVGKNPDELIAIYRRDSVEQAQTSPPGSGLNFSLKNSLLSISKSTLIPLVIGILVFFGYLTFQYRALLLPPHLIITQPSPSAVVVSPVTIEGKTSPDSIITINQDTRVKPDQSGIFLTQINFAPGDYQISISATNRFNRTSTKTLNISVISKE; from the coding sequence ATGAAGACACTTGGTGAACTTCTCCACACCGCTCGTTCTGCCAAAAACTACTCTCTTGAGGATATCGCCCGTATCACCAAAATTGAAATCAAACATATCCGCGCCCTCGAGAATAACGATTACGGCTCTCTACCTCACAGCACCTTCACCAAGGGCTTTATACGAAGCTATGCCAAAACCGTAGGCAAAAACCCAGACGAACTTATCGCCATCTATCGTCGCGACTCAGTTGAACAAGCCCAAACATCTCCCCCCGGAAGCGGACTTAATTTTTCTCTTAAAAACTCACTTCTTTCTATTTCAAAATCTACTCTCATACCCCTTGTCATTGGTATCCTAGTTTTTTTCGGCTACCTTACCTTTCAGTATCGAGCTTTACTTCTTCCTCCTCATTTAATCATTACTCAACCATCTCCTTCAGCAGTAGTTGTTTCACCCGTCACTATAGAGGGAAAAACCTCTCCAGACTCCATCATAACCATCAACCAGGACACTCGCGTTAAACCAGATCAGTCAGGTATTTTTCTAACCCAGATAAACTTTGCTCCTGGCGATTACCAAATTTCGATCTCAGCCACTAACCGTTTTAATCGCACCTCTACAAAAACACTAAACATCAGTGTTATCAGCAAGGAATAA